The following coding sequences are from one Lathamus discolor isolate bLatDis1 chromosome 10, bLatDis1.hap1, whole genome shotgun sequence window:
- the MATR3 gene encoding matrin-3 isoform X1, producing MSKSFQQSSLSRDSQGHGRDLSAGIGLLAAATQSLNMPASLGRMNQGTARLASLMNLGMSSSLNQQGSHSALSSGSTSSHNLQSIFNIGSRGPLPLSSQHRGDADQATNILASFGLSARDLDELSRYPEDKITPENLPQILLQLKRRRAEEGYGRDGRSSTREPPYRVPRDDWEEKRHFRRDSFDDRGPSLNPVVDYDHGSRSQESGYYDRMDYEDDRLRDGERCRDESFYGETSHNYHKFDSEYERMGRGPGPERSLFEKKRGAPPNSNIEDFHGFLPKGYPHLCSICDMPVHSNKEWNHHINGATHSRRCQLLLEIYPEWNPDSDSGHGMGDPFMLQQSTNPAPGILGPPPPPFHLGGPPVGPRGAGNGNMQGPRHMQKGRVETSRVVHIMDFQRGKNLRYQLLQLVEPFGIITNHLILNKINEAFIEMSTTEDAQAAVEYYSTTPALVFGKPVRVHLSQKYKRIKKPEGKPDQKTEPPKPELGRVIHLSNLPHSGYSDNAVLKLAEPYGKIKNYILMRMKSQAFIEMETREDALAMVEHCANKALWFQGRCVKVDLSEKYKKLVLRIPNKGVELLKKDKARKRTYSPDSKDSPSDKKSKPDATQKPESGNVEDKVKEEKQDDAAEPSGTKSAAQTDQDEPSLLLESEDELLVDEEEAAALLESGSSAGDDADVANLADVTTEEKKDTPDDVTVKTEGNVATNPAAKKKLKKRYVGGFPRSMEGFVTLDEVGDEEDSDHQKLRKSGLVVKAAAKNDDSLAEIKVDKIEEAEQENETLENGTKPEDNLKAESVEASDTTTAAQDSEKNAHENTDTQDEQETKSVQEKALVPDEFRIGPYQPNIPVGVNYVVPKTGFYCKLCSLFYTNEDVAKKTHCSSLPHYQKLKKILDKMAEDHRQKKEA from the exons ATGTCCAAGTCATTCCAGCAGTCATCTCTGAGTAGGGATTCACAAGGTCATGGGCGTGACCTCTCTGCAGGAATAGGCCTTCTTGCTGCTGCTACCCAGTCTTTAAATATGCCAGCATCTCTTGGAAGGATGAACCAGGGTACTGCACGCCTTGCTAGCTTAATGAATCTTGGAATGAGTTCTTCATTGAACCAACAAGGATCTCATAGTGCACTGTCTTCTGGTAGTACCTCTTCCCATAATTTGCAGTCTATATTTAACATTGGAAGTAGAGGTCCACTCCCTTTGTCTTCTCAGCACCGTGGAGATGCAGACCAGGCCACTAACATTTTGGCCAGCTTTGGTCTGTCTGCTAGAGACTTAGATGAACTGAGTCGCTATCCCGAGGACAAGATTACTCCTGAAAACTTGCCTCAGATCCTTCTACAACTTAAAAGGAGGAGAGCTGAAGAAGGTTATGGTAGAGATGGCAGATCATCCACACGGGAACCACCATACAGAGTACCTAGGGATgattgggaagaaaaaaggcattttagaaGAGATAGCTTTGATGATCGTGGTCCTAGTCTCAACCCAGTGGTTGACTATGACCATGGAAGTCGTTCTCAAGAATCTGGTTATTATGACAGAATGGATTATGAAGATGACAGATTAAGAGATGGAGAAAGGTGTAGGGATGAATCTTTTTATGGTGAGACTTCGCATAACTATCATAAATTTGACAGTGAGTATGAGAGAATGGGTCGTGGTCCTGGTCCCGAGAGATCTCTCTTTGAGAAAAAGAGAGGTGCTCCTCCAAATAGCAATATTGAAGACTTCCATGGATTCTTACCGAAGGGTTATCCCCATCTGTGCTCTATATGTGATATGCCCGTTCATTCTAATAAG GAGTGGAACCATCATATCAATGGAGCAACTCACAGCCGACGATGTCAACTGCTGCTTGAAAT ttacCCAGAATGGAATCCTGACAGTGACTCAGGACATGGGAT GGGTGATCCCTTCATGTTGCAGCAATCCACAAACCCTGCACCAGGAATTCTGGGgccaccaccacctccctttCACCTTGGAGGACCTCCTGTTGGGCCAAGAG GAGCTGGAAACGGAAATATGCAAGGACCGAGACACATGCAGAAGGGCAGAGTG GAAACAAGCAGAGTTGTTCACATCATGGATTTCCAGAGGGGAAAGAACTTGAGATACCAGCTGCTTCAGCTTGTGGAGCCGTTTGGAATAATTACAAATCACCTGATTCTAAACAAAATCAATGAG GCATTTATTGAGATGTCAACAACTGAAGATGCCCAGGCTGCAGTGGAATACTACTCAACAACACCTGCACTGGTATTTGGTAAACCAGTGAGGGTCCACCTGTCCCAGAAGTACAAGAGAATAAAG AAACCTGAGGGGAAACCTGACCAGAAAACTGAGCCACCAAAACCAGAGCTTGGGCGTGTGATTCACCTCAGCAACTTACCTCACTCGGGCTACTCTGACAACGCAGTCCTCAAACTGGCTGAACCCTATGGGAAAATTAAGAACTACATCCTCATGAGAATGAAAAGCCAG GCTTTCATTGAGATGGAGACCAGAGAAGATGCTTTAGCTATGGTGGAGCATTGTGCCAACAAAGCGCTTTGGTTCCAAGGCAGATGTGTGAAAGTGGATCTGtctgaaaaatacaagaaactAGTGTTAAGG ATTCCAAATAAAGGAGTTGAACTGCTGAAGAAGGATAAAGCCAG AAAGAGAACGTATTCTCCAGACAGCAAAGATTCTCCAAGTGATAAGAAGTCTAAACCAGACGCTACTCAGAAACCTGAAAGTGGCAATGTAGAAGATAAAgtgaaagaggagaaacaagATGATGCTGCTGAGCCGTCGGGCACTAAAAGCGCTGCACAAACAGACCAAGATGAGCCCAGTTTACTCCTGGAGTCTGAAGATGAGCTGCTAGTGGATGAGGAggaagctgcagcactgctggaaagTGGGAGCTCAGCAGGCGATGATGCAGATGTTGCCAATTTAGCTGATGTGactactgaagagaaaaaggacaCACCTGATGATGTGACCGTAAAAACAGAGGGGAACGTTGCAACCAATCCAGCAGCAAAGAAGAAGCTTAAGAAG CGCTACGTGGGAGGCTTTCCACGGAGCATGGAAGGCTTTGTCACTCTGGATGAAGTTGGTGATGAAGAAGACTCAGATCATCAGAAACTCCGCAAGTCAGGCTTGGTGGTGAAAGCTGCTGCCAAAAACGATGATAGTTTGGCAGAAATCAAGGTAGACAAGATTGAGGAGgcagaacaggaaaatgaaacccTAGAAAATGGAACCAAACCTGAAGATAACTTGAAGGCTGAAAGCGTTGAAGCTTCAgacaccacaacagcagcacaggatAGCGAGAAAAATGCCCATGAAAACACAGACACCCAGGATGAGCAGGAAACAAAGAGTGTCCAAGAGAAAGCTCTTGTTCCAGATGAATTCAGGATTGGGCCGTACCAGCCAAACATCCCTGTTG GTGTGAATTATGTGGTACCCAAAACAGGGTTTTATTGCAAATTGTGTTCCCTGTTCTACACAAATGAAGATGTTGCAAAAAAGACCCATTGCAGCAGCCTTCCTCATTATCAAAAGTTGAAG aaaattctgGATAAAATGGCAGAAGACCACaggcaaaagaaagaagcttaa
- the MATR3 gene encoding matrin-3 isoform X2, which yields MSWGRAAGWRCAARRGSRESREWNHHINGATHSRRCQLLLEIYPEWNPDSDSGHGMGDPFMLQQSTNPAPGILGPPPPPFHLGGPPVGPRGAGNGNMQGPRHMQKGRVETSRVVHIMDFQRGKNLRYQLLQLVEPFGIITNHLILNKINEAFIEMSTTEDAQAAVEYYSTTPALVFGKPVRVHLSQKYKRIKKPEGKPDQKTEPPKPELGRVIHLSNLPHSGYSDNAVLKLAEPYGKIKNYILMRMKSQAFIEMETREDALAMVEHCANKALWFQGRCVKVDLSEKYKKLVLRIPNKGVELLKKDKARKRTYSPDSKDSPSDKKSKPDATQKPESGNVEDKVKEEKQDDAAEPSGTKSAAQTDQDEPSLLLESEDELLVDEEEAAALLESGSSAGDDADVANLADVTTEEKKDTPDDVTVKTEGNVATNPAAKKKLKKRYVGGFPRSMEGFVTLDEVGDEEDSDHQKLRKSGLVVKAAAKNDDSLAEIKVDKIEEAEQENETLENGTKPEDNLKAESVEASDTTTAAQDSEKNAHENTDTQDEQETKSVQEKALVPDEFRIGPYQPNIPVGVNYVVPKTGFYCKLCSLFYTNEDVAKKTHCSSLPHYQKLKKILDKMAEDHRQKKEA from the exons GAGTGGAACCATCATATCAATGGAGCAACTCACAGCCGACGATGTCAACTGCTGCTTGAAAT ttacCCAGAATGGAATCCTGACAGTGACTCAGGACATGGGAT GGGTGATCCCTTCATGTTGCAGCAATCCACAAACCCTGCACCAGGAATTCTGGGgccaccaccacctccctttCACCTTGGAGGACCTCCTGTTGGGCCAAGAG GAGCTGGAAACGGAAATATGCAAGGACCGAGACACATGCAGAAGGGCAGAGTG GAAACAAGCAGAGTTGTTCACATCATGGATTTCCAGAGGGGAAAGAACTTGAGATACCAGCTGCTTCAGCTTGTGGAGCCGTTTGGAATAATTACAAATCACCTGATTCTAAACAAAATCAATGAG GCATTTATTGAGATGTCAACAACTGAAGATGCCCAGGCTGCAGTGGAATACTACTCAACAACACCTGCACTGGTATTTGGTAAACCAGTGAGGGTCCACCTGTCCCAGAAGTACAAGAGAATAAAG AAACCTGAGGGGAAACCTGACCAGAAAACTGAGCCACCAAAACCAGAGCTTGGGCGTGTGATTCACCTCAGCAACTTACCTCACTCGGGCTACTCTGACAACGCAGTCCTCAAACTGGCTGAACCCTATGGGAAAATTAAGAACTACATCCTCATGAGAATGAAAAGCCAG GCTTTCATTGAGATGGAGACCAGAGAAGATGCTTTAGCTATGGTGGAGCATTGTGCCAACAAAGCGCTTTGGTTCCAAGGCAGATGTGTGAAAGTGGATCTGtctgaaaaatacaagaaactAGTGTTAAGG ATTCCAAATAAAGGAGTTGAACTGCTGAAGAAGGATAAAGCCAG AAAGAGAACGTATTCTCCAGACAGCAAAGATTCTCCAAGTGATAAGAAGTCTAAACCAGACGCTACTCAGAAACCTGAAAGTGGCAATGTAGAAGATAAAgtgaaagaggagaaacaagATGATGCTGCTGAGCCGTCGGGCACTAAAAGCGCTGCACAAACAGACCAAGATGAGCCCAGTTTACTCCTGGAGTCTGAAGATGAGCTGCTAGTGGATGAGGAggaagctgcagcactgctggaaagTGGGAGCTCAGCAGGCGATGATGCAGATGTTGCCAATTTAGCTGATGTGactactgaagagaaaaaggacaCACCTGATGATGTGACCGTAAAAACAGAGGGGAACGTTGCAACCAATCCAGCAGCAAAGAAGAAGCTTAAGAAG CGCTACGTGGGAGGCTTTCCACGGAGCATGGAAGGCTTTGTCACTCTGGATGAAGTTGGTGATGAAGAAGACTCAGATCATCAGAAACTCCGCAAGTCAGGCTTGGTGGTGAAAGCTGCTGCCAAAAACGATGATAGTTTGGCAGAAATCAAGGTAGACAAGATTGAGGAGgcagaacaggaaaatgaaacccTAGAAAATGGAACCAAACCTGAAGATAACTTGAAGGCTGAAAGCGTTGAAGCTTCAgacaccacaacagcagcacaggatAGCGAGAAAAATGCCCATGAAAACACAGACACCCAGGATGAGCAGGAAACAAAGAGTGTCCAAGAGAAAGCTCTTGTTCCAGATGAATTCAGGATTGGGCCGTACCAGCCAAACATCCCTGTTG GTGTGAATTATGTGGTACCCAAAACAGGGTTTTATTGCAAATTGTGTTCCCTGTTCTACACAAATGAAGATGTTGCAAAAAAGACCCATTGCAGCAGCCTTCCTCATTATCAAAAGTTGAAG aaaattctgGATAAAATGGCAGAAGACCACaggcaaaagaaagaagcttaa
- the MATR3 gene encoding matrin-3 isoform X3: MFLKEWNHHINGATHSRRCQLLLEIYPEWNPDSDSGHGMGDPFMLQQSTNPAPGILGPPPPPFHLGGPPVGPRGAGNGNMQGPRHMQKGRVETSRVVHIMDFQRGKNLRYQLLQLVEPFGIITNHLILNKINEAFIEMSTTEDAQAAVEYYSTTPALVFGKPVRVHLSQKYKRIKKPEGKPDQKTEPPKPELGRVIHLSNLPHSGYSDNAVLKLAEPYGKIKNYILMRMKSQAFIEMETREDALAMVEHCANKALWFQGRCVKVDLSEKYKKLVLRIPNKGVELLKKDKARKRTYSPDSKDSPSDKKSKPDATQKPESGNVEDKVKEEKQDDAAEPSGTKSAAQTDQDEPSLLLESEDELLVDEEEAAALLESGSSAGDDADVANLADVTTEEKKDTPDDVTVKTEGNVATNPAAKKKLKKRYVGGFPRSMEGFVTLDEVGDEEDSDHQKLRKSGLVVKAAAKNDDSLAEIKVDKIEEAEQENETLENGTKPEDNLKAESVEASDTTTAAQDSEKNAHENTDTQDEQETKSVQEKALVPDEFRIGPYQPNIPVGVNYVVPKTGFYCKLCSLFYTNEDVAKKTHCSSLPHYQKLKKILDKMAEDHRQKKEA; the protein is encoded by the exons GAGTGGAACCATCATATCAATGGAGCAACTCACAGCCGACGATGTCAACTGCTGCTTGAAAT ttacCCAGAATGGAATCCTGACAGTGACTCAGGACATGGGAT GGGTGATCCCTTCATGTTGCAGCAATCCACAAACCCTGCACCAGGAATTCTGGGgccaccaccacctccctttCACCTTGGAGGACCTCCTGTTGGGCCAAGAG GAGCTGGAAACGGAAATATGCAAGGACCGAGACACATGCAGAAGGGCAGAGTG GAAACAAGCAGAGTTGTTCACATCATGGATTTCCAGAGGGGAAAGAACTTGAGATACCAGCTGCTTCAGCTTGTGGAGCCGTTTGGAATAATTACAAATCACCTGATTCTAAACAAAATCAATGAG GCATTTATTGAGATGTCAACAACTGAAGATGCCCAGGCTGCAGTGGAATACTACTCAACAACACCTGCACTGGTATTTGGTAAACCAGTGAGGGTCCACCTGTCCCAGAAGTACAAGAGAATAAAG AAACCTGAGGGGAAACCTGACCAGAAAACTGAGCCACCAAAACCAGAGCTTGGGCGTGTGATTCACCTCAGCAACTTACCTCACTCGGGCTACTCTGACAACGCAGTCCTCAAACTGGCTGAACCCTATGGGAAAATTAAGAACTACATCCTCATGAGAATGAAAAGCCAG GCTTTCATTGAGATGGAGACCAGAGAAGATGCTTTAGCTATGGTGGAGCATTGTGCCAACAAAGCGCTTTGGTTCCAAGGCAGATGTGTGAAAGTGGATCTGtctgaaaaatacaagaaactAGTGTTAAGG ATTCCAAATAAAGGAGTTGAACTGCTGAAGAAGGATAAAGCCAG AAAGAGAACGTATTCTCCAGACAGCAAAGATTCTCCAAGTGATAAGAAGTCTAAACCAGACGCTACTCAGAAACCTGAAAGTGGCAATGTAGAAGATAAAgtgaaagaggagaaacaagATGATGCTGCTGAGCCGTCGGGCACTAAAAGCGCTGCACAAACAGACCAAGATGAGCCCAGTTTACTCCTGGAGTCTGAAGATGAGCTGCTAGTGGATGAGGAggaagctgcagcactgctggaaagTGGGAGCTCAGCAGGCGATGATGCAGATGTTGCCAATTTAGCTGATGTGactactgaagagaaaaaggacaCACCTGATGATGTGACCGTAAAAACAGAGGGGAACGTTGCAACCAATCCAGCAGCAAAGAAGAAGCTTAAGAAG CGCTACGTGGGAGGCTTTCCACGGAGCATGGAAGGCTTTGTCACTCTGGATGAAGTTGGTGATGAAGAAGACTCAGATCATCAGAAACTCCGCAAGTCAGGCTTGGTGGTGAAAGCTGCTGCCAAAAACGATGATAGTTTGGCAGAAATCAAGGTAGACAAGATTGAGGAGgcagaacaggaaaatgaaacccTAGAAAATGGAACCAAACCTGAAGATAACTTGAAGGCTGAAAGCGTTGAAGCTTCAgacaccacaacagcagcacaggatAGCGAGAAAAATGCCCATGAAAACACAGACACCCAGGATGAGCAGGAAACAAAGAGTGTCCAAGAGAAAGCTCTTGTTCCAGATGAATTCAGGATTGGGCCGTACCAGCCAAACATCCCTGTTG GTGTGAATTATGTGGTACCCAAAACAGGGTTTTATTGCAAATTGTGTTCCCTGTTCTACACAAATGAAGATGTTGCAAAAAAGACCCATTGCAGCAGCCTTCCTCATTATCAAAAGTTGAAG aaaattctgGATAAAATGGCAGAAGACCACaggcaaaagaaagaagcttaa
- the PAIP2 gene encoding polyadenylate-binding protein-interacting protein 2, protein MKDPSRSSTSPSIISEDVIINGHSHEDDNPFAEYMWMENEEEFNRQIEEELWEEEFIERCFQEMLEEEEEHEWFIPARDLPQTMDQIQDQFNDLVISDSSSLEDLVVKSNLNPNAKEFVPGVKYLNI, encoded by the exons ATGAAAGATCCGAGtcgcagcagcaccagcccgAGCATCATCAGCGAAGATGTGATCATAAATGGTCATTCTCATGAAGATGACAATCCCTTTGCGGAGTACATGTGGATGGAGAATGAGGAGGAATTCAACAGGCAG ATCGAAGAGGAGTTGTGGGAAGAAGAATTTATTGAGCGCTGCTTCCAGGAGATgctggaagaagaggaggagcatGAATGGTTTATTCCAGCCCGTGATCTCCCACAAACAATGGATCAAATCCAGGACCAGTTCAATGACCTTGTTATCAGTGACAGCTCATCACTGGAGGATCTGGTG gTCAAGAGTAATCTGAATCCAAACGCAAAGGAGTTTGTTCCTGGGGTGAAGTACTTAAATATTTGA